The window GGGACGGCCGACGATCTCGTCCTGGCTTACGAACCGGTCTGGGCGATCGGAACCGGAAGAGTGGCTTCCCCCGATCAGGCGGACCGGGTGCACGGTCACCTGAGGACGGTGATCGCGGATGTGTTTGACGAGGATTTCGCCGGCCGGATTCGAATTCAGTACGGAGGAAGCGTAAAACCGGACAACGCGGGCGCGTTGATGGCCCGGCCGCACATTGATGGCGCGCTCGTCGGTGGAGCCAGCCTGGATGCCTCGTCTTTCGGGGCGATCGTCCGGGCGGGAGTGGCATCGACGGCCGCTGATTCAAGCTGACGGACGGGCTGTAATCCGTTCGCCGATCGAAGGACACACACCGTGTTTACCACTGTGGTTACAATCCATGTACTGGTCTGTCTCGTTTTAATCCTGTCTGTCCTGTTGCAGTCGGGCAAGGGCGGAGGCCTGTCCAGCGCTTTTGGCGCGGGCGGTCCATCCGGCGGCATGGCCGGCCAGATGTTCGGCGGCCGGGGCGCCGCGACTTTCCTGGGTAAGGTGACGACCGTGCTCGCGACGCTTTACATGCTGATCGTCATCGGCCTGAACCTGTTGCCCGACGATGCGCAGACTATGCGGAGCATCATCCAGGAAGAAGCCCTGAGAAACCAGCAGACGTCCCCCGCCCAGGGATTGCCCGAGGCGGAGCCGGGCCTGCCCGCCGCTCCCGGGGAACAGGGATCCACGCCTTAATCCGTCGACTGTCGCGCGGCGGTCCAGCCGCCAGCGCGTCGACGTGACGCCGAAGTGGTGGAATTGGTAGACACGCTGTCTTGAGGGGGCAGTGGGAGAAATCCCGTCGCGGTTCGAATCCGCGCTTCGGCATTCCAACCTCTACTTACGTCTCACATACCCGTCCACGCAACTCCGGAAGGCGTCCCATGCGTCCGGTGCGTCTATTGGTTCCCCTGCTCGCAGGCCTGGCGATCCTGGCCGTCGTCTCCGTATCCCCCGGTCAGCCCAGCCAGTCCGGCCAAAGCCAGCGGACGAATTCGGTGGGCAAGGTCATGCCGCCGGATGCCGCGCCCCTGTCACAGCAGGTCATTCGCGTGATGAACATGGAGCCGCGCAGCATCGACTCCGGCATCCATCCCTACGACGACGAGGGGTTGGTCATGAGACCCTTCGAAATGCTGATGTGGCGCGATGAATTCATGCAGCCCGTTCCGGGGGCGGCCGAGCGCTATCAACGATCCGAGGACGGCCTGACCTGGACCTTCTACCTGCGGCCCGGCGCCCGGTGGAGCGATGGGCGTCCGGTCACCGCCCACGACTTCGTGTACACGTTCCGGCGGAACATCGATCCCGCATCGGCGAACATCTACGCGAATTTCTACTACGATTTCAAGAACGCGCGGGCGATCAACCAGGGGCTGATCGACGATGTCGAACAGCTGGGCGTGCGCGCGCTGGACGACCTGACCCTGGTCATCGAGACCGAACAGCCGACGCCCTACCTCCTGCATATCATATCGTTCCCGGATACCTTTCCGGCTCCGCGCTGGGCCGTGGAGAAGTACGGTCGTAAATGGACCGAGCAGGGCAAAATCGTTACCAACAGCGGGTTCAAGTTGGCCGAGTGGGTCTCCGGCAGTCACATAAAGTACGTGCCGGATCCCATGTACAACGGTCCCCACAAACCCTTTCTGGAGCAGGTCGTCCAGCTGTTCCGGGAGCCCGCGGCGGCCAACATCCTGCCCTACGAAAACGACGAAGTGGACATGGAGAGTGTCGACCTCGCGGAGCTTCATCGCATCCAGAGCGACCCCCGCCTCGGCCGAGAGATCGTCCGCTCGCCGAGTTACCAGACCTGGTACCTGATTTTCAGAACCCGGCAGCCGCCCTTCGACGACGTTCGGGTGAGGGAAGCCTTTACCCGGATCATCGACCGCGAGTCGATCTGCCGCGTCATTCTCCAGGGAGCGGGCATCCCGGCCTACTCGATGATTCCGCCCGGATTCGACGCCTACGCGGGACCGGAATACGAGCCGATTCAGGGGTACGATCCGGATCGGGCCCGGGAGCTGATGGCGGAGGCCGGCTATCCGCGGGGGCGTGGTTTTCCTACGGTCGAAACGTGGCTGAGGGCGCCCAATCCCATTACCCGCAGAATCGCCGAGGCGATCCAGGGGATGTTGAGAACCCATCTCGGGGTGGACATCACCTTCCGCAGCGCCGATATGGGCTCTTACATGAGCGCCCTTTTCGACTGGCAGATTCCTCTCGGATTCATCGCCTGGGGCGCGGATTACCTGGACCCGCGCAACATGCTGGACATGACCTGGCATTCC of the Gemmatimonadota bacterium genome contains:
- the secG gene encoding preprotein translocase subunit SecG: MFTTVVTIHVLVCLVLILSVLLQSGKGGGLSSAFGAGGPSGGMAGQMFGGRGAATFLGKVTTVLATLYMLIVIGLNLLPDDAQTMRSIIQEEALRNQQTSPAQGLPEAEPGLPAAPGEQGSTP
- a CDS encoding peptide ABC transporter substrate-binding protein codes for the protein MRPVRLLVPLLAGLAILAVVSVSPGQPSQSGQSQRTNSVGKVMPPDAAPLSQQVIRVMNMEPRSIDSGIHPYDDEGLVMRPFEMLMWRDEFMQPVPGAAERYQRSEDGLTWTFYLRPGARWSDGRPVTAHDFVYTFRRNIDPASANIYANFYYDFKNARAINQGLIDDVEQLGVRALDDLTLVIETEQPTPYLLHIISFPDTFPAPRWAVEKYGRKWTEQGKIVTNSGFKLAEWVSGSHIKYVPDPMYNGPHKPFLEQVVQLFREPAAANILPYENDEVDMESVDLAELHRIQSDPRLGREIVRSPSYQTWYLIFRTRQPPFDDVRVREAFTRIIDRESICRVILQGAGIPAYSMIPPGFDAYAGPEYEPIQGYDPDRARELMAEAGYPRGRGFPTVETWLRAPNPITRRIAEAIQGMLRTHLGVDITFRSADMGSYMSALFDWQIPLGFIAWGADYLDPRNMLDMTWHSRPRGAQRQDWTNPAFDDLVDRALGETDPGRRTAMYRQAERVLVSDYGGAFVYHPIGYGLRKPWLKGYSRRPDGTVGSLMWTEVYIGEH